One window of the Pieris brassicae chromosome 2, ilPieBrab1.1, whole genome shotgun sequence genome contains the following:
- the LOC123720815 gene encoding uncharacterized protein LOC123720815: MKIVLSLIIYAASVCADDNEERRSKLPYIADAAGISIPRPSNLPATVGSPVNLLTPDRYEFYTFDESGELVKRLMTLEEIQAIVAAGEDADGLVTFANENQPTIAFNFSQPPYTKVNSVVTNVQNVLKAQMEAHKNNPLMQPTLDTPDVSDSWSLILPSIFGNTGVDIVPDKTSGTFITPETETIEDGNLNGDYLYPFSKEANSASFSRPIETSTKISPKLETKSPKTTVAPVTHLMTKPSTVRLETKPVTFKPSTTTVKTTTEKRKVSTTTVKPLASSTAIHKDNISIASSVQKIDTKLEVTTKLPSTKNDVKISTENILNSLLTTRNTVQTTTEKIQKIFVPVSTIPYSIQKTTNESIIQSTKSPSTSIVDFKKPQVTPLIESSSPNKDDEYNKINSTTITTQSVSLSTVPSSTEEITSDKYLQSSPTEQKGDNVVDTEEPTLPMFDFAQSISQIASDLGGNYAPLPTANNIADSSKENNINIMESKENIDIDISQEPEKVIEKQENMTDNYVKVTTLNANQSSEQSINQTNHEQDELNSSENTTFFPEVTKLETTTATDVIETTTFDLILADSMEDLLSQVVYQTNNIVSSQDEVNKYNNTKSDSNTTLTDTYENTNNSTESPIEISTRQFLTENLNKNIDQPTTEEKVTIKEMDVLTTERSYKNDDRPNYLPISSSENKSIPEFLKLYEDNQNKVLSSTLATISESNTLNDSIDTNKYIVSKKQSIETTTALNKIETTTSTLIKDLNSASNENKVNTVIIHKLNKVQNKIYVNLPKADEFKKKIQKINIDDKEFANERNNSWKLIPPVPPPKSQSETNNKYKPEGFYTPESNSNKHISLDVSKENQGLLVTTKDLGEDIIQFVELCNELAFQYWNDMTQNIDKKRSFVFSPYAITSMLAMMFMGARGATSGEMNDILKLDDMVTFNPHFTLRNVSDSIDVSPASGVAVSAFIRELYSDRSKGKILTFYKERAQQFYNGHVEEINFKLISDVIRRRTNLLVKRYTMGRITEYMKTNSIVMQPPLAAFSMNIFETDCTGSSVDGRDGEMYFVVSPNVRQRRLVPVPAVVYRTNFLAGYDPVLDATAATLGNTNSIISTLFLMPGQQGNIVHGEDLETLEKRLLASNPTTSWNRLLRTLLPRVGLELQIPRFSHKSIFNVTSSLRMMGLKDIFNQEHADLGGLNGPSKNLYLSDMVQLSNFVTCGEGIVSEQHHIEEYPETLDEKVQRRRSARWLNWDEPRDYQRAFHDPHDVGEAMHLPLHLRPRQARLPARSQPARLKFDRPFLYFVRHNPSGMILYVGRYNPRLMP; encoded by the exons ATGAAAATAGTCCTGAGTTTGATAATTTATGCCGCGAGTGTGTGTGCTGACGACAATGAAGAAAG GCGATCCAAATTACCATACATCGCTGATGCGGCTGGCATCTCTATTCCACGACCTTCAAATCTGCCAGCAACGGTTGGAAGTCCGGTGAATTTACTTACACCTGACAGATATGAATTCTACACATTTGATGAATCAGGAGAGTTAGTCAAAAGATTGATGACATTAGAGGAAATACAAGCTATTGTCGCAGCAGGAGAAGATGCAGATGGACTAGTTACGTTTGCTAACGAAAATCAACCAACTATCGCTTTTAATTTCAGTCAACCTCCatatacaaaagtaaataGTGTCGTAACTAATGTACAAAATGTCTTAAAAGCCCAAATGGAAGCTCATAAAAATAATCCTCTCATGCAGCCTACATTAGATACACCAGATGTTTCCGATTCTTGGAGTTTAATTTTGCCTTCAATTTTTGGCAACACAGGAGTCGATATTGTACCGGACAAGACTTCTGGAACCTTTATTACCCCTGAAACTGAAACTATTGAAGATGGCAATTTAAATGGAGACTATTTGTATCCTTTTAGCAAGGAAGCCAACTCAGCATCTTTTTCAAGACCCATTGAAACAAGCACTAAAATATCCCCAAAGCTTGAAACAAAAAGTCCTAAAACAACAGTTGCTCCCGTCACTCATCTAATGACAAAGCCAAGTACAGTTCGTTTAGAAACTAAACCAGTTACATTTAAACCTTCGACTACAACTGTAAAGACAACCACAGAGAAACGAAAAGTTTCTACAACAACAGTCAAACCACTTGCATCAAGTACAGCAATTCATAAAGATAACATCTCCATCGCTTCAAGTGTACAAAAGATTGATACAAAATTGGAAGTAACGACAAAACTACCAAGCACCAAGAATGATGTAAAAATAAGTactgaaaacattttaaacagTCTATTGACTACAAGAAATACGGTTCAAACTACAActgaaaaaatacaaaaaatatttgtgccAGTATCTACGATTCCATACAGTATTCAAAAAACTACTAATGAATCTATAATCCAAAGTACAAAATCACCTAGTACATCGATAGTAGATTTTAAAAAGCCGCAGGTAACACCATTAATTGAATCGAGTTCTCCTAATAAAGACgatgaatataacaaaataaactctACTACTATAACAACACAATCTGTATCATTGTCGACGGTTCCTTCTTCTACTGAAGAAATAACTTCGGACAAATATTTACAGTCATCTCCAACTGAGCAAAAAGGCGACAATGTAGTGGATACAGAGGAACCAACTTTACCAATGTTTGATTTTGCGCAAAGTATTAGTCAAATTGCATCTGATTTAGGTGGGAATTATGCTCCATTGCCTACAGCAAACAATATTGCCGATtcttcaaaagaaaataacattaacattatggaaagcaaagaaaatattgatattgacaTTTCTCAAGAACCTGAAAAGGTAATTGAAAagcaagaaaatatgactGATAACTATGTCAAAGTAACCACATTAAATGCAAATCAGAGTAGTGAACAAAGTATAAATCAAACCAATCATGAACAAGACGAATTAAATAGCAGTGAAAATACTACGTTTTTTCCAGAGGTGACTAAACTAGAAACTACAACTGCCACAGATGTAATTGAAACTACAACTTTCGATTTAATTTTGGCTGATTCAATGGAAGATCTGTTATCTCAAGTTGtttatcaaacaaataatatagtatCTTCCCAGGATgaggtaaacaaatataataatactaagtCAGATTCAAATACAACTCTTACGGATACTTAtgagaatacaaataattctaCTGAATCCCCAATAGAAATTTCCACAAGACAATTTTTAACAGaaaatctaaacaaaaatattgatcaGCCCACAACTGAGGAAAAAGTGACCATTAAAGAAATGGATGTGTTAACAACTGAAAGAAGTTATAAAAACGACGATAGACCTAACTATTTACCTATTTCAAGTTCGGAGAATAAATCCATTCCAGAGTTTTTAAAGCTCTATGAAGACAAtcaaaataaagttctttctTCAACATTAGCAACAATCTCAGAATCTAATACTTTAAATGATAGTATTGATACgaataaatacattgtatCTAAAAAACAAAGTATAGAAACAACTACTGCGCTAAACAAGATAGAAACAACCACTTCTACATTAATAAAGGATTTAAATTCCGCTtctaatgaaaataaagttaatacaGTTATCATTCATAAACTCAACAaagttcaaaacaaaatttacgtTAACTTACCAAAAGCAGATGAGttcaaaaagaaaatacaaaaaattaacatcGACGATAAGGAATTTGCCAACGAACGTAATAATTCATGGAAACTTATACCTCCCGTGCCTCCACCAAAGTCACAAAgtgaaactaataataaatataaaccagAAGGATTTTACACCCCAGAAAGCAACTCTAATAAGCACATATCGTTAGACGTGTCGAAGGAAAATCAAGGACTACTAGTTACCACTAAAGATTTAGGTGAGgatattatacaatttgtagAATTATGCAATGAACTGGCATTTCAATATTGGAATGATATGACGCAAAATATAGACAAAAAGCgcagttttgttttttcacCTTATGCTATAACATCTATGCTGGCTATGATGTTTATGGGAGCTCGAGGAGCCACATCAGGTGAAATGAACGATATATTAAAACTTGATGACATGGTGACATTTAACCCCCACTTCACTTTAAGGAATGTGTCAGATTCTATAGATGTTTCCCCTGCATCCGGAGTAGCAGTGTCGGCATTTATAAGAGAATTATACAGTGACAGAAGCAAGGGTAAAATTTTGACGTTTTACAAAGAGCGGGCTCAACAGTTTTACAATGGACATGTAGAGGAAAtcaactttaaattaataagtgaTGTTATTCGCCGAAGAACTAATCTTTTAGTTAAGAGGTATACGATGGGCAGGATAACGGAATATATGAAGACAAATTCCATAGTAATGCAACCCCCGCTAGCAGCATTCTCGATGAACATTTTTGAG ACTGACTGTACCGGTTCATCAGTAGATGGAAGAGATGGGGAGATGTACTTTGTTGTTTCACCGAATGTACGACAGAGGCGATTAGTTCCTGTTCCAGCTGTGGTTTACAGAACAAACTTCTTGGCTGGCTATGATCCGGTATTAGATGCGACTGCCGCTACCTTAGGAAATACTAATTCAATCATCAGCACTCTTTTTCTCATGCCTGGTCAACAAGGAAACATAGTCCACGGAGAAGATCTAGAAACGCTCGAAAAAAGACTTTTAGCATCCAACCCTACTACATCATGGAACCGACTCTTACGCACCTTACTTCCACGCGTGGGCCTAGAGCTACAAATACCAAGGTTTTCTCACAAATCTATTTTCAATGTGACATCTTCGTTGCGAATGATGGGGTTAAAGGATATCTTTAACCAGGAACATGCAGATTTGGGCGGACTTAATGGTCCATCGAAAAATTTGTATCTATCTGATATGGTGCAACTTTCAAATTTCGTTACATGTGGTGAAGGCATTGTTTCTGAACAACATCATATTGAGGAATACCCAGAAACCCTAGATGAGAAAGTCCAAAGACGTAGAAGTGCTAGATGGTTGAATTGGGACGAGCCAAGAGATTATCAAAGGGCTTTTCATGATCCGCACGATGTTGGAGAAGCAATGCATCTTCCGTTGCATTTAAGACCGAGACAGGCAAGATTGCCAGCTCGATCCCAGCCAGCGAGATTGAAATTCGATAGACCATTCCTATACTTCGTGAGACATAACCCATCAGGCATGATATTGTATGTGGGGAGATATAATCCAAGACTTATGCCGTGA